In Candidatus Sulfurimonas marisnigri, a single genomic region encodes these proteins:
- the ccsA gene encoding cytochrome c biogenesis protein CcsA, translating into MKQLLSVFSSMKTMVIMMLIFAFSVGYATFVENDYGTITAKADIYNARWFEVLLTLLAVNLMLNMYKFNMFSIKKAPIFIFHLSFLIIIIGAAITRFYGFEGTMHIREGSTASTMESKDTYFNITATAGKDKATSSDSVYLSKKSTNSLSSTLSVGGKNVHVELIDYIPDAIETLEEGTDGGFEVAEIMITGNGSSESIKLKKGTYYENNFVALDFASGKMLLKPTISVFEEGGKLYMKHDMPLSWMKMDGGAKGEMPQSDRDEFARRTLFGVDGSNFVLRKFYKHASEKIVSNPEAKASRPGQDALKFKISVDDTSKEVVIFGQAGRMARESHNEFNGVDVHVSYGSKIITLPFGIKLIDFQLDRYPGSMSPASYASEVELIDKEQDVNMPYRIFMNNILEHRGYRFFQSSYDQDEKGTVLSVNNDPGTLPTYIGYFLLGLGMFWSLFSRGNRFSKLSEKAKKASEAKTLGLLLSIGLLFSVTPSYAEDISPAIKTILSLDKEHSKKFSQLIVQDSAGRMKPMDTLTTEILAKIHRGSFVKVGNQKLDSNQVVLGMMIRPDIYRDVKIIRTKNEVINKMIGSKADSKYASFSQFFGDPDNLRDYKLANAVDTAVRKEPKHRDLFDKAVLKVDERVNISYSIYSGNLLQIWPKPNDVNDKWFSTIDALQTFTPDNVERVKTIIYSYFSTLDKAMVSGDWSEANIEIGKIVEYQKFYGASILPSKSRIKAEVFYNEADIFETIYPIYLLMGFILLILSFTKILKPSFNLAIYSKISLLILVALFASHTVGLGLRWYISEHAPWSNGYESMVYIAWATVLAGFIFSKRSTMTMASTAILTGLILFVAHLNWMDPQVTNLVPVLNSYWLSIHVSIITASYGFLGLGALLGFITILLFVLKNEKNEKHISLSIKELNAINEMSLMVGLVLLTFGNFLGGVWANESWGRYWGWDPKETWALVTILVYAVVIHLRFIKSIYSDFNYSVISLLSFSTVIMTYFGVNYYLAGMHSYAKGDPVPIPDFVPITYAIIFVVIALAFRNRKLS; encoded by the coding sequence ATGAAACAACTTCTCTCTGTTTTTAGTTCCATGAAAACAATGGTAATAATGATGCTTATTTTTGCATTTTCTGTTGGTTATGCAACATTTGTTGAAAATGATTACGGGACTATTACTGCAAAGGCAGATATTTACAATGCAAGATGGTTTGAGGTGCTTTTAACACTTCTAGCTGTGAACCTTATGTTAAATATGTATAAATTCAACATGTTTAGTATAAAAAAAGCCCCTATATTTATTTTCCATCTATCGTTTTTAATTATAATCATCGGTGCTGCAATAACTCGTTTTTATGGTTTTGAAGGAACTATGCATATTCGTGAAGGTTCAACTGCCTCAACAATGGAGAGTAAAGATACTTATTTTAATATCACTGCAACAGCAGGCAAAGACAAAGCTACCAGTTCAGATTCTGTCTATTTATCAAAAAAATCTACAAACTCCTTATCATCAACTTTAAGTGTTGGTGGCAAAAATGTACATGTAGAGCTTATTGACTATATACCAGATGCAATTGAAACCTTAGAAGAGGGTACTGATGGTGGTTTTGAAGTAGCTGAAATTATGATAACAGGTAATGGTTCTAGCGAATCAATCAAGCTTAAAAAAGGTACATACTATGAAAATAACTTTGTAGCTTTGGATTTTGCTTCTGGTAAAATGCTATTAAAACCAACTATATCAGTTTTTGAAGAGGGTGGAAAGCTTTATATGAAGCATGACATGCCTCTTAGCTGGATGAAAATGGATGGTGGTGCAAAAGGAGAGATGCCTCAAAGTGATAGAGATGAATTTGCTAGAAGAACACTCTTTGGTGTAGATGGTAGTAATTTTGTTTTGCGTAAGTTTTATAAACATGCGAGTGAGAAAATTGTCTCTAATCCAGAAGCTAAAGCTTCAAGACCTGGACAAGATGCACTAAAATTTAAAATTAGTGTAGATGATACATCAAAAGAAGTTGTGATTTTTGGACAAGCTGGAAGAATGGCACGTGAGTCTCACAATGAGTTTAATGGAGTAGATGTACATGTATCTTACGGTTCTAAAATAATAACACTTCCGTTTGGAATTAAACTAATAGATTTTCAGCTTGATAGATACCCAGGTTCAATGAGTCCGGCATCTTATGCAAGTGAAGTTGAACTGATAGATAAAGAGCAGGATGTTAATATGCCATATAGAATTTTTATGAATAATATTTTAGAACATCGCGGATATAGATTTTTTCAATCTTCATACGATCAAGATGAAAAAGGGACAGTTTTGTCCGTAAACAATGACCCTGGAACACTTCCAACATATATAGGTTATTTTCTTTTAGGTTTAGGTATGTTTTGGTCACTTTTTTCAAGAGGCAATAGATTTTCAAAACTCTCTGAAAAAGCAAAAAAAGCAAGTGAAGCAAAAACTTTAGGCTTATTGCTCTCTATTGGACTACTGTTTAGTGTAACGCCATCTTATGCTGAAGATATAAGCCCAGCTATTAAAACTATACTATCATTGGATAAAGAGCATTCAAAAAAGTTTAGTCAGTTAATTGTTCAAGACAGTGCTGGAAGAATGAAGCCAATGGATACTCTTACAACTGAAATATTGGCAAAAATTCATAGAGGTTCATTTGTGAAAGTTGGAAATCAAAAATTGGATTCTAATCAAGTTGTACTTGGAATGATGATAAGACCTGATATCTATAGAGACGTAAAAATTATTAGAACAAAAAATGAAGTAATAAATAAAATGATTGGTTCAAAAGCAGATTCAAAATATGCTTCATTTTCTCAGTTTTTTGGAGATCCTGATAATTTACGTGATTATAAATTGGCCAATGCTGTTGATACAGCAGTTAGAAAAGAGCCAAAGCATAGAGACTTGTTTGATAAAGCAGTTTTAAAAGTTGATGAACGTGTTAATATATCTTATTCAATATATTCTGGTAATCTTCTACAAATTTGGCCTAAACCAAATGATGTTAATGATAAGTGGTTCTCAACAATAGATGCACTACAAACATTTACTCCAGATAATGTAGAACGTGTTAAAACTATTATCTACAGCTATTTTTCAACACTTGACAAAGCAATGGTGAGTGGAGATTGGAGTGAGGCAAATATTGAAATAGGGAAGATAGTTGAGTATCAAAAATTTTATGGTGCTTCAATACTCCCATCTAAAAGTAGAATTAAAGCGGAAGTTTTCTACAATGAAGCAGATATATTTGAAACTATTTATCCTATATACCTTTTGATGGGTTTTATACTTCTTATTTTGAGTTTTACTAAAATTTTAAAACCAAGTTTTAATTTGGCTATTTATTCGAAAATCTCTTTACTAATTCTTGTTGCTCTTTTTGCATCTCATACAGTTGGACTTGGTTTAAGATGGTATATATCAGAGCATGCACCATGGTCAAATGGGTATGAGTCTATGGTTTATATAGCTTGGGCAACTGTTTTAGCCGGATTTATCTTCTCTAAACGCTCAACTATGACTATGGCTTCAACTGCAATATTAACTGGGCTTATACTGTTTGTTGCACATCTAAATTGGATGGATCCTCAGGTTACAAACTTAGTTCCAGTGCTAAACTCATACTGGTTAAGTATTCATGTATCAATAATTACAGCAAGTTATGGTTTTTTAGGTCTAGGTGCACTTCTTGGATTTATTACAATACTACTCTTTGTTCTTAAAAATGAAAAAAACGAGAAACATATTTCTCTATCAATTAAAGAATTAAATGCTATTAATGAGATGAGTTTAATGGTAGGTTTAGTGCTTCTAACTTTTGGAAATTTCCTAGGCGGTGTTTGGGCAAATGAGTCTTGGGGTAGATACTGGGGTTGGGATCCAAAAGAGACTTGGGCTTTAGTGACTATTCTTGTATATGCAGTTGTAATTCATCTTAGATTTATTAAGTCTATATATAGTGACTTTAACTATAGTGTAATCTCTTTACTATCTTTTTCAACAGTTATAATGACATACTTCGGAGTAAATTATTACCTTGCAGGAATGCACTCTTATGCTAAAGGTGACCCAGTGCCTATTCCTGATTTTGTCCCTATTACTTATGCAATTATATTTGTGGTAATTGCTTTGGCGTTTAGAAACAGAAAACTCTCTTAA
- a CDS encoding TIGR02453 family protein produces the protein MDFKGFSNKTLPFLRAIRSNNNKEWFEAHRTEYDNYILTPSRSFVEEFGEHLMALEPTINFSPKINKSLFRIYRDTRRMGANKEPLKHRIGIIFWQGNGSRMQTSSFYMHFSPDELFVSVGVRWFEKPMLDAYREYIKDSRKRETLNRLLHSLMDKGYSVIEKGYKRYPSGINKEMMYSHLFLYKGMATYKIIEPNLIENGEKLIETLYKIYEDMLPLQQIVYEISLRVKEEGK, from the coding sequence GTGGACTTTAAAGGCTTCTCAAATAAAACACTCCCTTTTTTGAGAGCTATCCGCAGCAATAATAATAAAGAGTGGTTTGAAGCTCATAGAACAGAATATGACAATTATATTCTAACTCCATCACGCTCATTTGTAGAGGAGTTTGGCGAGCATCTTATGGCTCTTGAACCAACTATAAACTTTTCTCCTAAAATCAATAAATCACTTTTTAGAATTTATAGAGACACTCGTAGAATGGGGGCAAATAAAGAACCATTGAAGCATCGTATAGGTATTATCTTTTGGCAAGGTAATGGCAGCAGAATGCAGACATCATCTTTTTACATGCACTTTTCACCAGATGAACTTTTTGTTTCTGTTGGTGTTAGATGGTTTGAGAAGCCTATGTTAGATGCATACCGTGAATATATAAAAGACTCACGCAAGCGAGAGACATTAAATAGACTGCTTCACTCTTTGATGGATAAAGGTTATAGTGTGATTGAAAAGGGGTATAAAAGATACCCATCAGGTATAAATAAAGAGATGATGTATTCGCATCTATTTTTATATAAAGGGATGGCGACTTATAAAATTATAGAGCCAAATTTAATAGAAAATGGTGAGAAATTGATAGAAACACTTTATAAGATATATGAAGATATGTTACCATTACAACAAATTGTTTATGAAATAAGTTTGAGAGTTAAGGAGGAAGGCAAGTGA
- the hemH gene encoding ferrochelatase: MKKEAVILLNMGGPNNLEEVEIFLKNMFADKNILTMKSNLLRKFIGGLIVFNRTESSQEIYRQLGGKSPIVGHTKSLVKKLQERLGGNVIVDFAMRYTPPFVPEVIDRINKEKVEKIYLIPLYPQQSTTTTKSSLEDFEENYHNSEGSAVLVEIKHFFENKTYNKAVIERIKEKMGGDNYNDFDIIFSAHGLPKKIVDAGDVYERHVKKHVEILKDMLKEEKMNFHATHLAYQSKVGPLEWLKPSLQDKLETVRNRGIIIFPIAFTIDNSETDFELEIEYREIAEELGFKEYRVCRCPNDSDLFVDALEEIYTKMK, translated from the coding sequence GTGAAAAAAGAAGCAGTAATTTTACTAAATATGGGCGGACCTAATAACCTTGAAGAGGTTGAAATATTTCTAAAAAATATGTTTGCAGATAAAAACATATTGACTATGAAAAGCAATCTATTGAGAAAGTTTATTGGGGGATTGATAGTCTTTAATAGAACAGAGAGTTCACAAGAGATATACAGACAGCTTGGTGGTAAATCACCAATAGTAGGACATACAAAATCTTTAGTAAAAAAACTTCAAGAGAGACTCGGAGGAAATGTAATAGTTGACTTTGCTATGCGTTATACACCCCCTTTTGTACCTGAAGTTATAGATAGAATTAACAAAGAAAAAGTTGAAAAGATATACTTGATTCCTCTGTACCCTCAACAATCAACTACAACTACAAAATCATCACTAGAAGACTTTGAAGAGAATTACCACAACAGTGAAGGTAGTGCTGTTTTAGTGGAAATAAAACATTTTTTTGAAAACAAAACATATAACAAAGCCGTAATTGAGAGAATAAAAGAGAAGATGGGCGGCGATAACTATAATGATTTTGATATTATATTTTCTGCACATGGACTTCCTAAAAAAATAGTAGACGCTGGTGATGTTTATGAGCGACATGTCAAAAAGCACGTAGAAATTTTAAAAGATATGTTAAAAGAAGAAAAAATGAATTTTCATGCTACTCATTTAGCGTACCAATCAAAGGTCGGACCATTAGAGTGGTTAAAACCGTCTTTGCAAGATAAACTTGAAACTGTAAGAAATAGGGGAATAATTATATTTCCAATAGCTTTTACTATCGACAACTCTGAAACAGATTTTGAGCTGGAGATAGAGTACAGAGAGATAGCAGAAGAGCTAGGTTTTAAAGAGTATAGAGTTTGTAGATGTCCAAATGATAGCGATCTTTTTGTTGATGCTCTTGAAGAGATATATACTAAGATGAAGTAG
- a CDS encoding HAD family hydrolase → MKVVIFDMDGTLLDSKKDITISVNKIREIHYNMPPLSEEFIVEAINMEVRNLPKLFYGTEVYHERDRNAFEIHYAIQCIQNPYLYDGIKETLLELVNKGIKISVATNAPTPFALRMLKHLGVYELFDVIIGADKVAISKPNPEMLENILNFYKFNKSAHKAWMVGDNSKDMLSARNAGIDSIFATWGFSPISNHSLVVSNPKEILDIVL, encoded by the coding sequence ATGAAAGTTGTTATTTTTGATATGGATGGTACTCTCTTAGATTCAAAAAAAGATATAACTATTTCTGTAAATAAAATAAGAGAGATACATTATAATATGCCTCCTCTTAGTGAAGAGTTTATAGTTGAAGCCATAAATATGGAGGTTAGAAATTTACCTAAACTTTTTTATGGTACTGAAGTTTATCACGAAAGAGATAGAAATGCTTTTGAAATTCATTATGCTATTCAGTGTATACAAAATCCATATCTTTATGATGGTATAAAAGAGACGCTTCTTGAGTTGGTTAATAAGGGGATAAAAATTTCTGTAGCTACTAATGCCCCCACTCCATTTGCTCTAAGAATGTTAAAACATTTAGGAGTATACGAACTTTTTGATGTGATTATAGGAGCAGATAAGGTGGCTATTTCTAAACCAAATCCTGAAATGCTTGAAAATATTTTAAATTTTTATAAGTTTAACAAGAGTGCTCATAAAGCCTGGATGGTTGGTGATAATTCAAAAGATATGCTAAGTGCAAGAAATGCTGGCATTGACTCAATATTTGCAACTTGGGGATTTAGCCCAATAAGTAATCATAGTTTAGTTGTAAGTAATCCAAAAGAGATATTAGATATTGTTTTATAA